DNA sequence from the Vicia villosa cultivar HV-30 ecotype Madison, WI linkage group LG3, Vvil1.0, whole genome shotgun sequence genome:
cacattgtctattggatctgatatattctatatggcttatatggctctgatacatattttgtgttctgatacacattttatgttctaactcattcatgctgacttttgtcgtttagttttgttctgtaacatttcaggatgtagagatgctctgatgatgctctggtacattcaacaatgttctgatacaatctagcatgaagtgatgtaagaagaaattcaaaactctgaagctatccgagggaagcagaaatcagaagctgtgaatgttctaaagatccagaaaactcaagttctgaagctgccctaaatggaagcatgaatcagaagctgtgaatgatctgaagatcaaagaaattcaagttctgaagttgtcctaaatggaagcaggaatcagaagctgtgaatgttctgaagatcaaagaaattcaagttctgaagctgtcctaaatggaagcaggaatcagaagctgtgagtgttctagggatccaaagaaattcaagttctgaagctgtccaatggaagcagaagtcagaagctatgaattatcagaagacagaagcttatgtgatcgtctctaccgaaataatcagggaagtcttttattattaaagttcttcgagtatttatttcagggggagattattcatctcagggggagattgttaatctcagggggagacatattcacatgcttatgctatagctgtgtaattttctttagccgtctgctctttctgatcgcaaattcatatcatttatatatgtttttgtcatcatcaaaaagggggagattgttagaacaagatttgttctgatcaatattcttagttttgatgataacaaggatatgaattttgtgtgagataatgtggtactctaatacattgcaatttccctttcaggaaatatataaagagtatgcacaaatcagcgctcagaagctttgtctcagaaggttcaacatgcaacatcagaacatggtctggcaagacatcagaagatggtcaaggcagaatcagaacatgggtctatggaagcatcagaagaacttgagatcagaagcagaagcactgaagttctcatggtatcacgctcagaagcacttcaaggtcagaagacaagaagatgctatgcaccaagctgtttgactctgatgatattcaaacgttgtatacacaaacgtcagatcagaagaaagtacaggtggcaggctacgctgactgacaaacggaacgttggaagctattaaaggcaacgtcagtagacacagcgtgaacaaggctcgaggtagttgacaaaagcgtgaaacattaaatgcaatgttgtacggaatacgcaaagcattaaatgcacccaacggtcatcttctcaaacgcctataaatatgaagttctgatgagaagcaaggttacaaaattctgaacgaaattattctgaaagacttgctgaaacgctgttcaaattcaaagctcagaaacttcatcttcatcaaagctcactacattgctgttgtaatatattagtgagattaagcttaaacgttaagagaaacatcactgttgtgattatagcttttaagaagcattgtaaaactcttatttgattacattaatttgtaagtaactagagtgatcaagtgttgatcaggatactctaggaagtcttagcttgtgtctaagcagttgtaattagagtgatcacgtggtggtcaggatactctaagaaagtcttagcttgtgtctaagcatttgttcctggagtgatcaggttgtgatcaggatactctagaagacttagtcgcggactaagtggaaaaccattgtaatctgttgcgattagtggattaaatcctcaggtgaggtaaatcactccgcgggggtggactggagtagtttagttaacaacgaaccaggataaaaataactgtgcaatttatttttatcgttcaagttttttaagactacacttattcaaacccccccctttctaagtgtttttctatccttcataccgATTATGGCAGGGAGAggtatacatattttatgtttaaCTTTAATTTAATTATCATTGTTCCATGATGTGTTGAAAGCTAACTGATAACTTTAAAACTTTGCTTGTTACAGGACCGTCCTACATTGAAGATGGCATCCCACGACTCCAAGAtgaagaacttccaaagaagtTTGATGCTTGAGCATGTCAAGTGAAATGTAATATATTTTGGGCTCCTATCATTTGTTGAGTGCTCCCTCACCATGCTTGACGCTTCACTTCTGTCTACCTTTGTTGAACAATGGCCCAAGGAGACATCTGTCTTTCAACTTCTATTTGGGGAGGTGACTATAACTTTAGATGATGTCTCCTCATTGTTCCATATCCCTATTGTCGGTAGATTCTTCACCGCTACTGTTATTAACCATATTTGCATGTATGATAGTTGTACAAGATTTAGGTGTCACTGAGGAGGCCGAGTTAGAGGAGTTTGAGTTTAACAGGGAGCTCACCTACGAATATCTTGGCTTCGAGATAGGTACCACGAGCTTATGGAGGCACAAATGTATGATGAGCCTACCACTAGGGTGTACATGCTACATTTGGTAGCATGTACTTTCTTTGCGGATAAATTAGATGTTTATATTGATGCTCAGTATATGTGGTTGTTAAGTAACCTTGACGATACCAACTGGGATTGGGGATGCGTTGCATTGACCATCCTATATGAAACACTTAGAGTTGCATGCGAATGCCTTTGAGACCAAACAACTTGCTGGTTATTTGAGTTTATTCCAGGTATAATAGAAATTATTATTTGTAGTGTAGTTCTTATTTAATTGTTACGAATAacatttcttaattattttttgttgTATTTGTGTTCTTTTATCAGTGCTAGATATATGAGCATTTCTCCACCATCTGTGACAGGATGGTGAAACATATATACGGGAACTCCACAGACGAGGAGATTAAAGGCCAGTCAAGCACATCCAGGTGGTGTTGCAATTGAATCAAGAACTCTCTAAATGATTTTGGACAAAATTTATATTGTCCAATCGATTGGCACTTATACCCATTCAATTAGGTTATTGCAAGAATTATCCTTAAACGTTTGGGACAACATCTTGATGTGACTATATACCATTTCCCTCCTTTTTAAACATCCTAAATGTTTATTTTGAGGTCTTTCAATCAACTCGAACATGGTGCCAATCAATTTACATATTAATTTTGACCcaataaatttcattttttaccCATTTTCTAGCTTATAAATAATGGTCTTTCCTATCACTTTTTTACATCCAGGATCATGAGTATTCTATCTCATACCTCACTCtctctaaaatatttttcaacTTTCTCTTACTTAAATTTAGTCGTAGCGCTACGAGAAAGTTCTTTTGTTTAGTGAGGCGTCTTTGTAATTCTGGAAGGACATTATTGTAAATTCACCAAGAAATATTTTACTTTAGTTGAATAATCTATTCATATGGGATTATGAATTTGGGTTAAAAGCTAAACCCCTTTTTTGGGGATTTAGATTCCAAGTCACCATTTAGGTTCGCCAGCTAAGCCTAGTTAAAAGCTTATTTGGGTTTGAGATCAGTTCGATTCAAAACCTCAACTTGGTTTATAGTTATTCTGGTAAAAATCTCGGGTCGATTCGTAAGCTCATCCCGGTCAAAACTTTCTTTGGTTCGAGATAGGTTTGGTTCAAAATCTCAATGGTTTGTGGTCGGCCTAGTCAAAATTTCGGTTCAGTTTATGAGTTCATCTTGGTTCAAAAGTTCACCTTGGTTCGAGGTTAGCTTGGAACTTCATTATCCTTGTATAAGGGATCTGAGAGTTcaacctactaaaagctctcaagaATTATTGAATACTCTCAAGACCAAATCTTTGAGAGAGTATTAAATCACTTCCTTTCGACCGAACTtctaaaataaaagctaaactcCTTTTCATTGTTACTTCTCTTACCCTTAActctttatttttaaacaatgaaaataattataatagtttTCAAATTATGGTTTTTTTGAAATACATAATTCACCTCTGTCTCATGTGTAGTCACATGTCCAACAAAAAATTGAAAGTGAGGAATGAAATTTGATTTCAAGTGTATGAAAATAAGGAAGAGGGAGACCAGACGCGTTTGTAATTAAAAATCTGTCTGGAGGTGCATGTTCGTAGGTTATACGGTAATAGatttatgtattattttaaaaaaagggtTTGACTCACTTAAGAATAAACTGCGTGTAGATTAACGTGTGTTTGAAATTACATTTCAACTGTTATGGTTTTTCAAAGGCTGAGATAAGTAATTCCATTCTCACAAAAGTTGAAAAACATCATTAAATGCATTTTCAGATATTTAAACTCAATAACTAATCTTCTTCTCATAAAAGTTGAAAAACCTCATTAAATACATTTTCAGATATTTAAACTCTGTATGATAAGTAATATCCTTTTTACAAAAGTTGAAAAATCTCATTGAATGCATTTTTAGATATTACTCTATATTTAAGATATTATGGGTGTATTCGGAGATATTTTATGAAAACTATGCATTTTAAGCTATTTAAACAACATACAGGGGAAGGTGAACTCTCTTTTTGGTCATACAGGGGCTGAAATCATTCTTAGAGTTCCGTTGGTGGAGGATGTAGTGGAAGATAGGTTGGTTTGGCAAGAGGAAAAGAATGGCGATTATAGTGTGAAATCGGGATATAGTCTTTGGAAAAGGTTGCACACTGGTACTCTGCAGTATGGTATTGAGGGTAATTGGAAGAATTTGTGGAACATTTCCGCACCACCTAGAGCCAAACACTTGTTATGGCGGATTTGTCGGGGCTGCCTCCCGACTCGTACTACGTTGCAACATCATCATGTCCCTTGCCCATCTCTTTGTCCGTGGTGTGAttgtgaagatgaagatgattggcaTGTTTTTTTCGGTTGCGCGTCTACTTCTCAAagttggcgggcagcaggtttgtcaTCCTTAATCGACTCTCGTTTACAATCATTTCATGATGCTAAGTCCCTTATTTTTGACGTTTGTAGTCGAGAGGACCGTAGGGATGCTGGTAGATTTGCTGTTATGCTTGAGGTCCTTTGGCGCAGTAGAAATAATGTGGTCTGGCAAGATGTCCGAGAAGATGCTATAAGAATTGGTTTACAAGCATATCACAACTGGTATGATTGGTTTATAGCCATAGAGGAGCATGCTATgggtgataataataataatttagtagcTTGGAGTCCGCCTATGATAATTCAGTTGAAGTGTAATGTTGATGCATGTTTTAATAACGTTCGTGGTACGACTAATAGAGGGTGGTGTTTTAGGGATCATTTGGGGAGATTCATCAGAGCAGGTGTAGCTTGGGATGTGGGTCTTTTTTCTGTCCACGAAGCTGAAGCCATGGCTTTGAAGGAAGCTATCCAACATGCCATCTCCTCCCATTTCTCTTATGTTGTCTTTGAAAGTGATTGTCAATTAGTCGTAAATTCTATTAAAGCCAAGCATGTTGGCTATTCTGAGTTTAGTTTTATAATTAAGTCTATTCAGAATTTGTTATGTTGTtttccgaactttgaggtaaagttcattaagcgccaagcgaattcggttgcccatTCCTTAGCTAAGGCGGCcgattcttggtctaggcgtagttCCCTTACTAtgatacctccttgtattgagATTGATTTGATGAATGAAAGCTCTTAAGTTTgttcttgtcaaaaaaaaaaaaacaacatttcaCTCTGAAAACTCAATTGAATgcattttaagttatttaaacaatttattaCATATTTGCacttattttgtaaaaaaacgGTGCGTCGAGATACATATTCAAATACAAAGACATTTTTTACTTTTTGCCAAAAAAGAatttgacaatttctttatacATCTCACAGGCTTCTTGGCAACCCCTAACGAAACTCCATAAATGTCTCTATAATTCGGAAATGTATCTTCGAAgacatatttttttttgaaaaaaaaaggttaTTTCGGCACCACATATCCGAAgacatttttttttagaaaacatATGACTTCGGAGACGTACTTTCGAAGAcacttttttttatagaaaaaatgtgTTTACAGAGATGTATATCCAAAAGAACTCACTacttattcaaaaattaaaatcaagctgaatcaatacaattaatttgtataattaattatattaattaaaatatattattaaatatatataattataatcaaaatataataataatattagcctaataaatatttaaatcaacaccttatttatatatataaaattaataataataataaaaatatttatttaatatttatttattatattttatgatacataaaaaatcatttcataaacacattttcaaaaataatttaatagttaaaaaattttattttataaacaaaatttccaaaataattttaaagttaaaaatgattttatatataaatgatttgttatcataattagttattaaaataattttcatttttatatttgGGCCCATAACAATCGAGTCCACTAGAGTTTCAGGCAGGTGGAGCAgtgaaggaggaggaggaggaagaagaCCAATACGACTTTCATGGTGGCCGCACTCTCAACACACAGACACCAACAACTGTCCCCCCCTTCTTAAAACCGAACTCTAAATTCAAAGATGCTCCGAATATGGATACGTGGAAGAACCTCAGAGACAGAGAATCCGGAAAATCGCGTCCACAATCCTTCGCTAACCGCATAAAATCCAATCGCATTTCGCATCTCCAGTTATCAAATCACAAAGAACTCGTTTCCCCTCACAAAGGCGCAATCAATTCCCTTCAGGTTCTCTTTCTTCACTTCACTGCTCTCAAATTTCTCACATTTCTTTGAAAGGTTTCTTAATCTGActgttattaataataattcagATTGATTTGACAGAGGGAAGATATCTGTTATCTTCTGCATCTGATGCATCCGTCGCGGTTTTCGACGTGCAGCGGCCGAGCCAATGCGACGGTTTGATCTCGAAACATAATTGCTTATTTGTTGTTGATAAGCAACATGAACTAGCTCATAGGTTTGCTGTATCTTCAGCTATATGGTATCCCATTGATACTGGATTGTTTGTTACTGGTTCATATGATCATCATGTTAATGTTTGGGACACTAATACTACTCAGGTTCACTTTAACCTAATTGTGGTAataatttcataattattataCATTTTACACTCAGATTTAACTTCTttattgtgttgttattgtattgtAGGTTGTGGTGAATTTTAAAATGCCTGGGAAGGTGTATAAGACTGCAATGTCTACATTGTCGACTTCTCACATGCTTATTGCAGCTGGAACTGAGGATGTGCAAGTTCGTCTTTGTGATATTGCTTCTGGGGCATTTGCTCATACTTTGTCGGGTCATCGAGGTGTGTCGTGTTCTCATTTCAACTTCCAACAAACTGTTTTCTGTTTTGTTATTTATGCTATGTGTTTCTTACAACAAGTGTTAACTTATGTTTTCAGTCAAATTATTTCACAGTTAATCTTATAATAGTAAAGATCCTGTATAAGATGGCGCAGATAGGAAAAATATAGCGGGAATTATATGTATGAAAATGTGCCTTATTAGTGGAGGACTTTAGTAGTGGCTGGCAGCTACCTCTTGCAGTCCTTTAGGCTATGTTTGTAATAAGTTAGACCTTTAAGTTATTTTTGTACCATATTGGTCTTTTAAGTCATTAAAGTGCACGCCATTGTCTTTTTTATCTGTTTTCCATCCAGCTCCGTTAGTGTTCTTCAAACTCGTCTATGTCTATCCGTTTTTGGGGTTTCAAATCCAGTAATTGCTTAGGAGAAAATGGGTTTTTTTGGCAATCATAGTTCATAAAAAacttctctaattttttttcttttggatttTTGTGTTTATGCATCAAACCCATAAATTAACACCAAAAGATGAAATGAGTTTTGGATTTTGGTTCTTGCATCCATATTGATTCTTTTCGATTCCAGCATACAATGAAATGGGTTTTGGTTCTTGCATCCTTATTGATTCTTGCACCTTTGTTTTGGATTTGGATTCTTGCATCCTTATTGATTCTTGCACCTTTGTTTTGGTAAACGGTGTACATATATTTTATGACTTAAAGGACCAATCTGATACAGAAGAACTTAAAAGACTAATTTGTTGCTAACATGTACCTTAAAAGACCGCAGAATGTATTTTGACTGTAATATATTATGCAAGTTATAATACAAATTTTACACTACGGTTTAACGTTTGAGCACTGTACTAAACCAGAAACATGCAGGTTTGAGCCCTAGAGTTTCTATTTTTGTATCTCATTTATTCTTCCTTGTGCAAAGATAACAAATAAGACATCAAAATATAAGAATTGAAGCCCCTTACGTCTGGTGAAATCAAAGGGGCTATACCACTGTGTCAACATCCAATTCTTAACATAACaagtataaatatttttaatatatttatgtatatttttgCCGCCTCATAAAATATGTCAAATTCTGCCACTGGTAGATAAATATATTGAATTATAATATACTGGGAACTGAGGTGTCTGTGTGTGTGATTGTTCTTATAACATGATgtgataaatattattaaaaggaGGTTTTTGCCTCACATGATTTCTGTGATGTCAGATGGTGTAATGACTGTTGAATGGTCTGCTTCAAGTGAATGGGTCTTGATTACTGGGGGGTGTGATGGCGCCATACGTTTTTGGGACATAAGGCGTGCTGGTTGTTTCCAGGTTTTAAATCAATCTCGTACACAGCTTGGAAAACGTCCACCTATACTCAAACGTTCTGTCTTAACTAAGGTTTCTTTTTTTAACTTTGGCTTATTCCTTGTTTATAATTTGCGAGATTTAGTAGTTGATTATTGCAAGTCATGATTATTTTGTTTGTGTAGCTGAGATTTCACCAAGTACTTAATTTCAATGCCAGTATTTGTGCTTGTTATAATCCCAAAGCCTTATTTATTAATCACAGGAATCAAGTACAAAAATGCGTGCTGCACAGAAGAAATTTGTCAATGGTAGTGGCAGTGGACAACTGCAAATTGGCAGGCTATCATCTAAGGGACCCATGAAGCAGAAATTACATCCAGGAATGATTTCTACACAGGATCGTGCAACTGCTCACTATGGTGCTGTTACAGGATTGAAAGTAACAGAGGATGGCATGTATCTCTTAAGTGCAggttgtttatttattatttatacaaTTATACCGTATTACTCAATAGACCCATGCTAAGAACAGTGTCTTATACAAGTCGAAGGAAATTTTAAGAACATTTTGTTTAGAAATATGTAAACATAATAAAAGTTAAACATTGCAACTCATACCCAAAAATTGAAGTTAGACATTACAAGTTCAATTAGaaaattgtttttcttttgttttttctcgAAAAATGAGCTATATATTTATCTTTCAAACCTATTATGTTCTTTGAGAGGAGCTGTTTGTAGTGCGCCTATAAAACACAAGTGTCTTTCATTGTAATATAATATTCATTGAGCAATTGTTGCCAGAAAAAGATAGACACCAGTGCATCTTTGTAGGCCTATTTATATAAGCTCTTGGAGCCGGTGCTCTATAATACATGAGTTGTAAGTACACAATTATCCCTTTTTTCATTGTTAATTGTTAACAATCATCGTTAGACCATTATAAAACATACACACCTTTCTTATACTGAACATACACATGACAGAttgctttaaaaaaaattcacaaggaAATACTTTATCTACCTTCTGTCAGTCTGCAATGCAGTCACATTTGCTACAGGTAATCAAAGGGATGCCTTTGGGCTTATCTTATATTTAATGGTTCACGATGGTTTCCCACTGGTGTGTAATAATATTCTAACACCAATAAATTATCAGAACAAATCACAAGACATAAACATGGTCTTGGACAGATTCCTTACTGAAAGTTGAAAACTCTTCTCTGAAAGTCATAAGCAGAAGTTATTTGTACAATAAAATCATTAACATGGAAACCACATAGACATTAGTGATTAGTCAATTAATTTACCTCCAAACGATAATATAGTTGAGGTTTTGAAAAGTGAGGCTTTGTTTTTGAAAACTAATATCGGCAATATTATATAGAAGAGAAGAAATACATCAGGGTGAGGTAGAGATGTATTCTGTGTGTGAGGCAGAGAGAACACGGTAGAGACTGAGAAGTTGTACCTTGAGAGTGACATCCATATGAGAAATGTCAACAAACATATGTACAGCAGCAACTTTGCTCTCAATAGAACTGGCTAAGGCACATAATTGCCTTAAATAAAGATATATTCCTATATAAATAACATTAAACCTGTATTTAACAAAAGCTTGGGCATCACATATGGAAAAATATATTATCATCCATTGATTTATGGGGAAGGGAAGGGTTGAGCCGTTGAAGAGAGAAGTTCGCAAAATAAACACGATAAAGACAAATCATTGGTAATGTCTTTCGTTATCTGTTGAGTAATATTTTTGACAGTGCTGCAACAGAAGGAAGATAAGTACCTATAACAATAGTAAATGTTTCGCTACATAAGTCTCATTGGGAATGTTTATAACCAAAAACAACAATTAGTAGTCACACATGAGGCGGCAAAATTTAACTGGTACCAATAACAAAAATGGTAAGAGCAGTTTTCTAATTAGAAATTAGATGACACAATCAAATAATGTAGCTAGAATTATAATCTTATATCGTaatgttaaataaaaattaatttttaaagtgATTCTAAGTTTAAGCAACTGAATGAGAATGCTAATTTGAAAGAGATAATATGGAATTATTAGTGTCTATGCAATAGCTAATTTGAATCAGTTGTTACCCGATTTCTTATATCTACATTGATGTGCTGTTTGATCACAGGGTCTGATTCAAGATTGAGGTTGTGGGATGTTGAGTCAGGCTGCGACACTCTTGTGAACTTTGAAACAGTCCGCTTGCAAACAAGCAAACCTATTCAATTAGCTACAACTCAAGACTCGACCGTTGTTTTTGTTCCATGCATG
Encoded proteins:
- the LOC131660813 gene encoding WD repeat-containing protein ATCSA-1; its protein translation is MDTWKNLRDRESGKSRPQSFANRIKSNRISHLQLSNHKELVSPHKGAINSLQIDLTEGRYLLSSASDASVAVFDVQRPSQCDGLISKHNCLFVVDKQHELAHRFAVSSAIWYPIDTGLFVTGSYDHHVNVWDTNTTQVVVNFKMPGKVYKTAMSTLSTSHMLIAAGTEDVQVRLCDIASGAFAHTLSGHRDGVMTVEWSASSEWVLITGGCDGAIRFWDIRRAGCFQVLNQSRTQLGKRPPILKRSVLTKESSTKMRAAQKKFVNGSGSGQLQIGRLSSKGPMKQKLHPGMISTQDRATAHYGAVTGLKVTEDGMYLLSAGSDSRLRLWDVESGCDTLVNFETVRLQTSKPIQLATTQDSTVVFVPCMRVVKAFDMWSGNAHTILRGHYESVNSCWFNQQDQELYTGGNDRQILVWSPARSIADEMDEGDPDDQDNWSN